CcacttttaactgttttatacaatggctgcactgtttgtgaaagatcttcaccctgaagtatcagaggtgatactttctaatagatttagacctgcaggacacgtccaatctgtccacatttgcagggacaggaagaccGGCTCTCCTCTCGGATACGCGTACGTCAACTTTCGCTATCGAGATGAcggtaaaacaaaccttttcttttttctacactgtttcttacctgtttttgcagcagatttaaggctacatgtgtaacttctgtagtattttatagttttactatatggatatggtcatgttttaaatggtactaaaaagatatgaaaagatatttggatgagttatatatagactataatagactttaattaaaaatgaatggtttatttctgttccctCAGCTGAGAGAGCCATTGACATGTTCAATTTTGAACTCCTCCTGGGGAGACCCATGCGTGTCATGTGGTCAAACTGGGAACCCACCGCCAAGCCCATCAAGGGAGGGAACATATTCATCAGGAACCTTGATTGGTCCATTGACTGCACCTCCCTGTTTgacactttctctgtgttcgGGAGGATCGTGTCATGCAAGGTTCGAGCTTTGAgctgttatatatgaatatatatatctgaatagctgaatatctgtgtttcatgattagtgtgttgttgtgtgttgacacGCTGTGTTTCTCCTGCAGGTTGTGGAATCAAAAGGTTATGGGTACGTTCAGTACGAGTCAGCGGAGGCGGCGGAACGGCTGAACGGAAAACTCCTGAACGACCGCCAAGTGTAAGTCACGTGTAAATTAGTGTCTTTTTACCAGCCAGGGTTCAAATGTCAGGATTTTTTACATTCctttttaaactaattgcatTGAACTCTTTATATTGTCGAAACAGAGATATGTTTGGTCTTATGAGGGTATTTCAGTCAACATCTGGTGGTAATTTTGCTGTCGAGGACATAACttttaacagcagggtttagattctaagtgcagcttctctgttgtgttacagcaccatcgagtacttcaggtcttgggaggagcccaaggtggaggtgtgcagggccgaggagcccaaggtggaggcacgcagggccgaggagcccaaggtggaggcacaCAAGGCTGAGGAGCCCAAGGTCGAGGCACGCAAATTTATCAAGAAGATTGACCACACCATCCACAGAAAGTGCCTGCGTAGAGCCCCACCATTACTGTACAACGTACCACCAAAACTGCGCCAACCAGTGCTGCCTCCCTGGTTCGAAAGGAGCACCCTTAAGACACCTTGCACAAAGGACACTGTCCAAAGCACCAAGGCATCTGCCTCAGAGGACATCAGCCAGATTGTctacactgctgcctcacagatgGTCCAAGCCGCTGGATCCCCTGCCCCAGTAAACAATGTGGAAGCTGTTGAAACTGCTGGCCCAGAGAACTCTGAGGAATCTGTTGAGACAGCTGCCTCAGAGGGATCTGTGGAAGCAGTGAAGACAGTGGCCTCAGATGACAGGGTGGAAGCAGTAGAAGCAACTGCACCAGTGGAAGCTACTGAGACAGCTGCcccagaggaaactctggaagctgtctcagaaatcagagttccggctccacttcaggtccaaaacacaacaaaaagcacacacacacaacaataacaatattctgcATGCTTAATATTACATGCTAAAGATAGTGTATGAATGATTATGGTACTAATCTAATTGTGTGATTCTTATATTgtgtagtaatattattattattattattattattattattaataataataataataataataatatcctgtgTTCCCAGGATGTACCTAAATTTCCACCACCCCAGAAGAGGCTGACGATCTATATGTTAGAGTTAGCAGATTTAGATGACCAGATCACGATGGCctgtgaatttcacacacacgcacacacacacatccggctcgtatacactcctgctctccagcttagcattttattccacttttatcatcacatgtccactgaaaacatctacaaactcctgctttcaactgcatttgtttttagtacTTGATATCAGTTCATAGAGAGTCTGAGCCCCACCACCCATGCTACCTGATCGGatgcctctgtttctgttctctctcgctctttcacacacctcacacactttctctctctctttgcagatGATTACTTGCTTCCACTGGTAGCAGATGATGCAAAACAAATCACTCTGATGCTTGTGCAAGGAGAAAACAATTTCAAGATCATGAACATGATTAGTGATCCCGAGCACTTGCAAGCCAAggtaagtgtacacacacacacacacacacacacacacacacagtcaagaaaTATACATTCAAGCAACATGGCAAGTGTTTCATATCAGATTCGTAAATATCTTTGACATGTTagctttggtcatttggaaaacaaagccccacccactactccctcagtcctcatgtgtgtgtgtgtgtgtgtgtgtgtgtgtgtgtgtgtgtgtacgtttgtaGGTGGATAAAATGGACACCTTACTGCGGGCAAGAGAAACTGGTGTGAAGTTGGTGAGgatctttaattaaaatttctgatattgattcatatttaaatggatcattacaaaggcggacagacagacagatactagtgagtatagatggtgACATAATGAAGTTAGTGCCTCCACAGGAGCAGTCTGACACTTTCACGGTTGGCAAAAGGCAAGCTGTCAAGAACAAAGACAACAAATCGCCTAAATTTATTGTAACTGCAGGTATAAATGAACTGCAACACTCAGGGTTTCATAAGATCATACCTTGTTCATGGGTACTATAGCCATCCtcacttctgatgctgtgagtgGATGGAGAAATGGCTTTGAAAAACCCATCAATCTCACTATTCCTATTGTGGAGAGGCTGTTTTTTGTGATGCAGGACATCACAGTCTCCACAGAACCACTCATCAGGAAGACACTCTCTGCACCTACGGAGGAAATCCAAAATTAAGTAATGAATTTGTTGTTAACTGAAAGACTTTAAGTTTTTGTTTTATCGGCATCatagtcaacaacaaatccgaaatgtccccacaccacagatttgaCTAATATCTCCTACCATTAGCACTTCTTAAGCCAGCATTTTCAGAAGCTCTACACAAAGTATTATTTACAGTCATGACATACCGAGTCTATTAATTATCTATTACTATAActattataatgttattataataactaTTAATTCACAAGTATGACCCTTGCTGAGTTTGTTCTCGATTCTGCTCTGTGGTTTTGTGTCCTTGTACCGTTTCTGCACTGACTGTCTTTGCTAAATTTTTTGATTACTCTGCCTGTTTATTTTGACTCAGATTTTTGCCTACTGATGTGGATTTAATAAACTACCACTTATGGATTCTACACCTTCTGCCTCTAGGAGTTCATCacaattagatagatagacacagttTTCCACACGTTCAGACAAAGCTTTCATGTCGAAACATGGGTGCAGATTCCATAGAAAgaaattacatatttttgtgtcttcattggtaggagtttaaaattcaattcaattaaacttttttctgcaaaaaagaagaaaaacatcacaaattttgacatttgacatttttggccacaacaatcacaaaaaaactttGTGAAGGCCTGaaagaactgaatatttaaGTGACATGTAAGTTGACATCTGTAAACAGGATGCATTTGACCATAGGGTCAGATTTTGGACAAGCCTGACCTCAGTAGAcgtgttatttaataaagtaacaataatgaccaatatttcatttcaaattgtttatttcatttattcagcaaATGAGTTTATGCTAAGATTTAAAGCTGAAGATGATCGAGTTTTTGTTATTAAGATTGTTTTAGATTTCTGACAAAACTAGCATGCTACTGGTCAATTAGAGAAATTATTCTCAGATTTTTAAAGACATCATTTGAAGAATATTTCCTGAAGCCTTAGCAATCCTGAGCAGCAGGTAAGTAAAACATTGCCAGTGAGATTGTGTCTGGATGAAGCAGAGCAGTTAATGCTAGAATCCCTGCAACAGCAGGAGCTTTGTTCTTTATGtaacttacatttacatcttgATCCTCTTAATAGAAAGAAGTTTTCACTCTGTGGTGTtaatttgttgttgtctttttgaAAATTTTCCTCACAGACTTTCTTTCATGAATATAAACCCCCATTAATTCCTATTATTactattctatatttaaggtaTAATTAAtaccttaaatatttttatttagatttttttctaatctaaCTTTTTAGAAT
The window above is part of the Hemibagrus wyckioides isolate EC202008001 unplaced genomic scaffold, SWU_Hwy_1.0 Contig18, whole genome shotgun sequence genome. Proteins encoded here:
- the LOC131349946 gene encoding polyadenylate-binding protein 1A-like, whose translation is MAALFVKDLHPEVSEVILSNRFRPAGHVQSVHICRDRKTGSPLGYAYVNFRYRDDAERAIDMFNFELLLGRPMRVMWSNWEPTAKPIKGGNIFIRNLDWSIDCTSLFDTFSVFGRIVSCKVVESKGYGYVQYESAEAAERLNGKLLNDRQV